The genomic interval CTAACATGATTTTCACTACTTAAATCAACTGACTTATCTAGAATATTAAAAAAGCTCTTACTCCATTGCGTTATGATAGTGTCATATGCTTCTAAAGAAAGTATTTGACCTAAAATTTCGTAATCTAATACAAAATGATGGCTACTCCAATTAAATGTTAAGAGGAGACTGGCGAAATTTGGCATTTTTAAATTACACAGCTTTGATTCTTGTTGTGACTCTATGATAATTTCTTCAATAATATCGTTAACCCGATCGTATTTTTCCATAGAAAGGTTACCCTTAATCAATTGTAATTTGTTCATCCAATCATGACGTGAATGGCTTAATAAATCGACAATATTCCATTTATTTTGATTATTATTCATAACTTTTTCTCCTATTTATTCAATACTCATTTCATCAAGGAGTTATACTAATTTGACTGTAATAAGAATTATAACAAACATTGTTTTGTAACATAAGGGCAAATGGTCAGATCAATCGATTATTTCTAAACAGAAGAATGATGATTAAAGCAGCTGCCGCTTATTCATGCTTGTTTTATAACCTAGAGAGGATATAAATCGTGTAGTTCCTAATACTTAGTACACTTTTTACTTGGACATATCCAATAGGCTTTTAGGGGAAGTATTGGAGCGATATGTTGAAGCACAATTTTAAGACAAGATTATTGTGAAACGTAATTTGGCTTTTCTTAGCCATTAGCTCCACATATACCCTTTTATTTTCTTCTTGTTGCAAAGTCGTACTTCCCGTTATTCAGATTTAAAATAAAGGCTGTTTTCGCAAACTTTGTTGCTATATAACAAGTATTGGGAATGGTTGATTGGAACGAGTGTTGCTCGATGACCATGGGGCGGGCGTTGAGCCTACTCGGCGCTAGTGCCTGTAGGATCTCACCTGTCCCGATACTCCCACAGGAGTCTCG from Metabacillus sediminilitoris carries:
- a CDS encoding Spo0B C-terminal domain-containing protein, which translates into the protein MNNNQNKWNIVDLLSHSRHDWMNKLQLIKGNLSMEKYDRVNDIIEEIIIESQQESKLCNLKMPNFASLLLTFNWSSHHFVLDYEILGQILSLEAYDTIITQWSKSFFNILDKSVDLSSENHVSITIEIGSDKEGIRFFFDFNGIIKDIEQITDWLQAVEQSQIKLNEFHVDTYELTAVISLGI